A stretch of the Theileria equi strain WA chromosome 1, complete sequence genome encodes the following:
- a CDS encoding hypothetical protein (encoded by transcript BEWA_026110A) — protein sequence MGSDSLQGVARVFASEDGLGTYTLNSDPEDVASLDYGSMHGSNLSVSRDGSIEIVSRTSSKDVNQENVERVPSAEYRSSMEMNREGSVDSYGGAQVVRRESLHSSRLEDSDFIRPGTRTSIVSNDAALIDGSVGMSENDMERGSTFGLRSMYASREMDQETSAYENQKSGQYGYAENDGSIHKMTSGVVPDLINEANTLQDEIEDIFKQLDEEHGVNALVGTDDSPHMGSPCTSNMNTQTSMSNRDSHDACTSTFTPREVERKALVRLRSELDKLKEKLKYANQTDNTIVKKNSVAWEITDSLLKEEEIKKKIEEKQAELEREIARCRLSKGPTLRDYYTKWAEKRGKFGKTHEGPVCTCVPQEHVHAQTIHFNEPPQYTNFGNMNTHSFRIPMDESTLPTVVPIMYSDGDQVACTCGSPTPSSVYVRGTWNPRDGTIRISNNLNVESKFCKLIDSSHTNDQDPVNSTRGGDAPEDTCVDENGAEVAATNEVDDFACKENTIEHINVDTQCNLSSSRTGSDDDDDFYKSMKNAQEPCSDDSMRYSTLNQAQYSDFSPHKSERALLANKFKSLNDFYEYERDEYYDTSGPCPANLKNMDVYGKECKHYHYHTHYGGKKHRCKHSKKCKRKHRHKDGCKHRKEEETLVDVTTTPDVKSQDPKSGDAATPFCGFGFYGCTGKDVLEESSPASLASNTPLNIPIGRGAYSDASSSYSSCTNSGQQTPMCNPQVMEMIKKLPVFNRNVAKKKSDKSPNSLAIRIPVYTYKGMDTTPTSIDASAYSHSGDFTFRGEELGYTHPQQSYQVV from the exons ATGGGATCGGACTCCCTGCAGGGAGTGGCCAGAGTATTTGCTTCAGAGGATGGATTAGGGACGTATACACTGAATAGCGACCCAGAAGATGTTGCCTCGTTGGATTATGGAAGCATGCACGGGAGTAACTTGAGCGTTAGCAGGGATGGAAGTATTGAGATTGTCAGCAGGACCAGTAGCAAAGATGTGAATCAGGAAAATGTTGAGAGGGTCCCAAGTGCAGAGTATAGAAGcagtatggagatgaatAGGGAAGGTAGCGTGGATTCGTATGGAGGGGCCCAAGTCGTCAGAAGGGAGAGTTTACACTCTAGTAGACTGGAAGATTCTGATTTTATCCGACCAGGTACTCGCACTAGCATTGTCAGTAATGATGCTGCGCTAATTGACGGTAGTGTTGGAATGAGTGAGAATGACATGGAACGTGGAAGTACTTTTGGGTTGCGTTCCATGTATGCCTCCAGGGAGATGGATCAAGAAACTAGTGCGTACGAAAATCAGAAGAGCGGGCAGTATGGATACGCGGAAAATGATGGTAGTATACACAAGATGACAAGCGGTGTGGTACCAGACTTGATAAACGAGGCAAATACCCTCCAAGATGAAATTGAGGACATTTTCAAGCAACTTGATGAAGAACATGGTGTAAATGCTCTTGTAGGTACAGACGATTCTCCGCATATGGGCTCACCTTGCACATCAAACATGAATACCCAGACGAGTATGTCTAATAGGGACTCGCACGACGCATGTACTTCCACATTTACCCCTAGAGAGGTGGAAAGAAAGGCACTAGTTCGATTACGCTCTGAATTGGATAAACTAAAGGAGAAGCTAAAATATGCCAATCAGACAGATAATACAATTGTGAAAAAGAATAGTGTCGCCTGGGAGATTACAGATTCCCTTCTCAAGGAAGAGGAGatcaagaagaaaattGAAGAGAAACAGGCTGAATTAGAAAGGGAAATTGCAAGGTGCAGACTCTCCAAGGGCCCAACTCTTAGGGATTACTATACAAAGTGGGCAGAAAAGAGAGGGAAGTTTGGAAAAACTCACGAGGGCCCAGTATGCACATGTGTCCCGCAAGAGCACGTGCATGCACAAACTATTCATTTTAACGAGCCACCCCAATATACAAATTTCGGAAACATGAATACCCATTCATTTAGAATTCCAATGGATGAATCTACACTTCCAACAGTTGTACCAATAATGTACTCTGATGGAGATCAAGTTGCCTGCACATGTGGCAGTCCCACCCCGTCATCGGTATACGTTCGTGGAACTTGGAACCCTCGAGATGGAACTATTAGAATAAGTAATAATTTGAATGTTGAATCTAAATTTTGCAAACTAATTGACAGCTCTCACACTAATGATCAGGACCCTGTAAATTCCACACGAGGTGGTGATGCCCCTGAGGACACATGTGtagatgaaaatggtgCAGAGGTAGCTGCTACTAATGAGGTGGATGATTTCGCTTGCAAAGAAAACACTATAGAGCATATAAATGTGGATACACAATGTAATCTCTCATCTTCACGCACTGGTAGCGATGATGACGATGATTTTTACAAGAGCATGAAAAATGCCCA AGAACCGTGCTCTGACGACAGCATGCGCTATTCAACTCTCAATCAAGCACAATACAGTGACTTTAGCCCACACAAATCGGAGCGTGCTCTTCTCGCAAACAAGTTTAAATCACTCAATGACTTTTATGAATATGAAAGGGATGAATATTATGATACTTCTGGACCATGTCCCGCGAATCTAAAGAATATGGACGTCTATGGCAAGGAATGCAAGCACTATCACTACCACACTCACTATGGTGGCAAAAAGCACAGATGCAAGCATAGTAAAAAGTGTAAGCGCAAGCACAGGCATAAGGACGGATGTAAACATaggaaagaagaagagacTCTTGTAGACGTTACCACCACGCCAGATGTTAAAAGCCAGGACCCAAAATCTGGTGATGCTGCAACTCCATTTTGCGGATTTGGATTCTATGGATGCACTGGAAAAGATGTACTAGAGGAATCATCTCCAGCAAGCTTAGCCTCGAATACACCACTCAATATTCCAATTGGACGAGGCGCATATAGCGATGCATCATCCTCGTACAGCAGTTGCACAAACTCTGGTCAACAGACACCAATGTGCAATCCACAGGTTATGGAAATGATCAAAAAGCTCCCGGTATTCAATCGTAATGTTGCAAAAAAGAAGTCTGACAAGAGTCCCAACTCTTTGGCGATACGCATACCAGTCTACACATACAAGGGAATGGACACAACACCCACTAGTATTGATGCATCTGCATATTCTCACTCGGGGGACTTTACATTTAGAGGAGAGGAGCTCGGTTATACCCATCCACAACAAAGCTACCAGGTTGTTTAG
- a CDS encoding WD repeat domain containing protein (encoded by transcript BEWA_026100A) yields MPSPTSGITIDIQKNTGQGAGSTTYGGTNNQDVRLERGENPPGSGFWKFKHTSATGAPFQVQEVKFGATPVPDIGTGDGKNVSHLVVWYWRETLETMTNPLLVEVFRNGSYTYNYNKGGGTSWTSLPLRPKPLTIQLTGKTLEIQLDNLNCYLNQAITLNLSHQNSHTHKNGSYCCYYHTPNSGKRVSVTLRTVRCRQNHQSADCYKHTVNTGEWRVAAIKYDPTRGITRNRITLDGQISPPHVKSVYTFYCNKNPVLIYVEGGDKVKGWYKKPTTTGNGNTDEQWTKVRNLDGITPDSAGENCTNWTALKDALREVNCNSYSTCPQQQPPPPPPPLPGGAGPAASGPGGKDSDRDATGNKCDSITGACTDKELLECVAGDLASVIVKSAELGAVGSVVAGALSAAGVGTALQLAKDIFASDGNPESVPGEGALSQVTRNYNDNHDVQEDAQLSGEAPTPAALEVNPKEAGQNGVQREEVPAADLTDQVPDTESETKILLQGTPVAQIAEDAKDGERLKEHLSAHRSASLGPSGPQGTGGDEAGTTANLQAAGADITLAASTTTATAVSEHTPEPLQGTDESVTVWKCRSGEPKLRLEYKSEEHADSFVTSFYCSRSFVYVGYSNGTVRRFTLPDQLDHHGLKIVNEDFYLHGHKSAVVCFAVEPSLAIWVTGSQDCDIVVWADDTGKFRLEGHRNEVTALEFVKFSNETFLVSTSKDCIIKIWDLTSQVCIQSIVDSTGELYALGIGHSRMYVGGSENRIRCYKLDMSGKDLDTEYNVPVYAREMSPINRQEGRGICRFLNVQTVNDARSTKSTYLYSVSYKFVEVYKICDEKEGIKRRDRRLKRVLEKKKAKRNKLREALKAAGMAITTNFANIDEEIQALESTLRGGAAIQNTKDVVMEEPDSTMESNEASVDTSDEILFLYSVNLVEHISSFNVFPGGFIAGHSSNIFGTWKLQAEEAVSDFQCSFGHSGQITHLSVSHDDTMIMSVAADGLRIWNSYTHHCVKVLPFSSGNSALFLAGNQHALVGSSKGVYALHVDSCEMYSLNEDQVLKMCLHPNYATIAVALKNSVEIYRLKMQDKKIVLEATNRVDVPDVPTDLHYSPNGQYLAVSLQDSTILTFYADSLRLFLTLYGHKLPVNSIAISSDSTLLASTSLDKTVKIWGLDFGNIHKSFLAHSKPASGCQWINETHYLVTIGLDYLVKIWDCDTFELITQLRGHNRPVRSLSISSDAHFFAVAGNDSTIRFWERTDEQVFLSEEREKELEHQLESEALREDIHQTIPIDEDNIQKKATKKTVESVKTTEYLIQTIDEAEEYRKALEEYKKDDDPGAVPPKPPLELFGKSPQEHVLQAILRMNYGVVYEVLIALPFLYAEKLLYYIVEALESYGSKMQHGVKNMHSMEPACRVALIIIQIFFRQFSILSQHRSLVVRLQAQIPQILQFEMVSFVIALDSSWSSKR; encoded by the exons ATGCCTAGTCCTACATCTGGTATCACAATAGACATACAAAAGAATACTGGACAAGGAGCTGGATCTACTACATATGGAGGTACTAATAACCAAGATGTTAGGCTGGAAAGAGGAGAAAATCCTCCTGGTTCTGGCTTCTGGAAGTTTAAGCATACTTCAGCTACAGGAGCACCTTTTCAGGTTCAGGAGGTTAAGTTTGGAGCTACTCCAGTTCCAGATATTGGAACAGGGGATGGTAAAAACGTTTCTCATCTTGTAGTCTGGTACTGGAGAGAAACACTTGAAACTATGACAAACCCTCTCCTAGTAGAGGTATTTAGGAATGGAAGTTACACTTACAACTACAACAAGGGAGGTGGAACAAGCTGGACTTCACTTCCTTTAAGACCAAAGCCTCTAACTATTCAACTCACCggtaaaactcttgagATTCAACTTGACAATCTTAATTGCTATCTCAATCAGGCAATTACCTTGAATCTATCACATCAAAATTCTCATACTCATAAAAATGGAAGCTACTGTTGCTATTACCATACTCCTAATAGTGGAAAGAGGGTATCCGTTACTCTTAGGACAGTTCGTTGTAgacaaaatcatcaaaGTGCCGACTGCTACAAACACACCGTTAATACTGGCGAATGGAGGGTAGCCGCTATCAAGTACGATCCTACTCGTGGTATAACTAGGAATAGAATAACTTTAGATGGACAAATATCTCCTCCACACGTAAAATCTGTCTATACATTCTACTGTAACAAGAATCCGGTGTTAATTTACGTTGAAGGTGGAGACAAAGTCAAAGGCTGGTACAAGAAGCCTACCACTACTGGTAATGGTAATACAGATGAGCAGTGGACAAAAGTAAGAAATCTGGATGGTATAACACCTGATAGTGCCGGTGAAAACTGTACCAACTGGACTGCACTCAAAGATGCACTAAGAGAGGTCAATTGTAACAGCTATTCAACATGTCCTCAACAACAACCGCCTCCTCCACCGCCTCCTCTACCTGGCGGTGCTGGTCCTGCTGCTTCTGGACCTGGTGGAAAAGATAGTGATAGAGACGCTACAGGTAATAAATGTGATAGTATAACTGGAGCATGCACTGATAAAGAACTATTGGAATGTGTTGCGGGAGATCTAGCTTCTGTAATAGTAAAATCAGCCGAACTTGGCGCTGTTGGATCAGTTGTAGCTGGCGCGCTTAGTGCCGCAGGAGTAGGTACAGCTCTTCAACTGGCTAAAGATATTTTTGCCTCTGATGGTAATCCTGAATCTGTTCCTGGTGAAGGTGCTCTATCTCAAGTTACTCGGAATTATAATGATAATCATGATGTTCAAGAAGATGCTCAACTCAGTGGTGAAGCTCCTACACCAGCTGCTCTTGAAGTAAACCCTAAAGAAGCtggacagaatggagttcaacgtgaaGAAGTCCCAGCAGCTGACTTAACTGACCaagttcctgatacagagtctgagactaagattcttctacaaggtactcctgtGGCTCAAATTGCTGAAGATGccaaagatggtgaaagactAAAAGAACATCTTTCTGCTCATCGCTCTGCTTCTCTTGGTCCTTCTGGACCTCAAGGAACGGGTGGTGATGAAGCTGGTACTACTGCTAATCTTCAAGCTGCTGGAGCTGATATTACTCTCGCTgcttctactactactgcTACTGCTGTTTCTGAACATACTCCTGAACCTCTTCAAG GAACTGACGAATCCGTAACGGTGTGGAAGTGCAGATCAGGTGAACCAAAGCTAAGGCTGGAGTACAAGTCTGAGGAACACGCTGATTCATTCGTAACATCTTTTTACTGCAGTAGAAGCTTTGTGTATGTTGGTTACTCTAACGGAACTGTTAGAAGATTTACGCTTCCTGATCAACTGGATCACCATGGATTAAAAATCGTTAATGAGGATTTTTATCTCCACGGTCATAAATCAGCTGTCGTCTGTTTTGCGGTAGAACCATCGCTTGCAATCTGGGTTACCGGATCGCAGGACTGTGATATTGTTGTTTGGGCGGATGATACTGGAAAGTTTAGATTAGAAGGTCATAGAAATGAGGTTACAGCTCTTGAGTTTGTAAAATTCTCAAATGAGACGTTTTTAGTTAGTACCTCTAAGGATTGtattattaaaatatggGATTTAACATCACAGGTCTGTATTCAAAGTATAGTAGATTCAACTGGTGAATTGTATGCATTGGGAATCGGACATTCTCGCATGTACGTTGGAGGCTCCGAAAATAGGATACGCTGTTATAAGCTGGACATGTCTGGAAAAGACCTTGATACGGAATATAATGTCCCAGTTTATGCTCGTGAAATGTCCCCGATAAACAGACAGGAGGGACGTGGCATCTGCAGATTTCTCAACGTTCAAACTGTAAATGATGCTCGTTCCACTAAGTCTACGTACCTCTATTCCGTATCTTACAAGTTTGTAGAAGtatacaaaatttgtgatgaaaaggaggGTATTAAGAGAAGAGATAGGAGATTAAAAAGGGTTTtagaaaagaaaaaggcCAAGAGAAACAAACTTAGAGAAGCTCTAAAGGCTGCTGGAATGGCCATTAcaacaaattttgcaaatatcGATGAGGAGATTCAGGCTCTAGAAAGTACGCTTAGAGGAGGGGCTGCAAttcaaaatacaaaagatgTAGTAATGGAGGAACCAGATTCAACAATGGAGAGTAATGAAGCCTCCGTTGACACCTCAGATGAAATTCTGTTTCTTTATTCTGTAAATCTTGTGGAACATATATCCTCATTTAACGTTTTCCCTGGCGGATTTATAGCTGGTCATTCGAGTAACATTTTTGGTACATGGAAGTTGCAGGCTGAAGAAGCTGTATCTGATTTTCAGTGTTCATTTGGACATTCTGGACAAATTACTCATTTGAGCGTTTCTCATGATGATACAATGATCATGTCTGTTGCTGCAGATGGGTTGAGGATTTGGAATTCGTACACACATCACTGTGTGAAGGTTTTACCGTTTTCGTCGGGAAATTCTGCTTTGTTCTTAGCTGGCAATCAGCATGCACTTGTAGGTTCCTCAAAGGGCGTCTACGCCTTACACGTTGATTCCTGTGAAATGTATTCACTAAACGAGGATCAAGTACTCAAAATGTGCCTACATCCAAACTATGCTACAATCGCTGTAGCTTTGAAAAACTCGGTTGAGATTTACAGGCTGAAGATGCAGGATAAAAAGATTGTCCTTGAAGCCACAAATAGAGTAGATGTTCCAGATGTTCCCACTGATTTGCATTATTCTCCAAATGGACAGTATTTGGCTGTCTCCCTGcaagattctacaattCTGACATTTTATGCTGACTCTTTACGTCTATTTCTCACTCTTTATGGTCACAAGCTACCTGTTAATTCAATCGCAATCTCCTCCGACTCCACTTTGTTGGCTTCAACTTCACTGGATAAAACTGTAAAGATTTGGGGGCTGGATTTTGGTAACATTCACAAGTCATTCCTTGCACATTCAAAACCTGCAAGCGGATGTCAGTGGATAAATGAAACCCATTATCTAGTTACAATTGGATTGGATTATCTTGTTAAGATATGGGATTGCGATACTTTTGAACTCATTACTCAGCTCAGGGGACACAACAGACCTGTTCGATCGCTTTCAATCAGTTCAGATGCCCATTTTTTCGCGGTGGCTGGAAATGATTCTACGATTAGATTTTGGGAAAGAACGGATGAGCAGGTTTTCCTATCTGAAGAACGAGAAAAGGAATTAGAACATCAGTTGGAGTCTGAAGCTCTTAGAGAAGACATTCATCAGACAATTCCGATAGATGAAGATAATATACAGAAAAAAGCAACAAAGAAAACAGTAGAGTCTGTTAAAACTACAGAGTATCTAATACAAACAATAGACGAAGCTGAAGAATATCGCAAAGctttggaagaatataaaaaggatgatgatCCTGGTGCAGTTCCCCCAAAACCTCCACTTGAGCTTTTTGGTAAAAGCCCTCAAGAACATGTTTTGCAGGCTATTCTAAGGATGAATTACGGTGTGGTTTACGAGGTTCTGATTGCACTTCCATTTCTATATGCGGAAAAACTCTTGTACTACATTGTGGAAGCGCTGGAATCTTATGGATCTAAAATGCAACATGGAGTTAAAAATATGCACTCGATGGAACCTGCTTGCAGAGTTGCACTTATCATTATTCAAATATTCTTCCG GCAATTTTCAATTTTATCGCAACATCGTTCACTAGTAGTTCGGCTACAAGCTCAAATACCACAAATTTTACAGTTTGAGATGGTAAGTTTTGTTATTGCATTAGATTCTTCTTGGAGCTCAAAGCGGTAG